Genomic segment of Mycolicibacterium psychrotolerans:
TGACGCCGGCCGCGTCGGGCCTGTACTTCGCCGGTGCCCGCCGGTGGGCGACGGTCGTGTTCTCCGCCGTGGTGTTCGTGGGGACGGTCCTGGTGTCGGTAGCTGTGGTCGGCGAGCAGGCGCGCTACTACTTCACCGATCTGCTCGGCGACGCCGGGCGCGTCGGCCCGGTCGGCACGTCGTTCAACCAGTCCTGGCGCGGGGGCATCTCCCGCATCCTCGGTCACGACGCCGGCTACGGTCCCGTCGTCGTCGCAGGCATCGTGGTGACGGCCGTGCTGGCGGTGCTCGCCTGGCGCGCGGTGGGCGGGGCCGCCGACCGGCTCGGCGCGGTGGTCATCGTGTCGCTGTTCGGGCTGCTGCTCTCGCCGATCTCATGGACCCATCACTGGGTGTGGCTGATCCCGCTGATGATCTGGTTGCGCCACGGTCCGCTGCGCGACGAACGCGGCGCGCGCGTGCTCGGCTGGGGATGGCTGGCGCTGACGCTCGTCGGGGTGCCGTGGCTGCTCAGCTTCGCCCAGCCGACCATCTGGGTGATCTCCCGGCCCTGGTATCTGGCATGGGCCGGCCTGGTCTACATCGTCGCCACGCTGGCGACGCTCGGCTGGATCGCTAGCCGAGGAGCCCGTCGATCTCGCGTGCCATCGCCACATCCTTGTCCGTGATGCCACCCTCGGAGTGCGTGACCAACGCGAAAGTGACCGTCCGCCAACGGATGTCGATGTCGGGATGATGGTCGGCGGCCTCCGCGCGTTCGGCCACCCGGCGCACCGCCT
This window contains:
- a CDS encoding mannosyltransferase, with product MARVLGIDTIDATPGSRWAARLSAAAPLLLILSVGARLAWTYLLPNGANFVDLHVYVGGAAALDHPGALYDYVYADQTPDFPLPFTYPPFAAVVFYPLHLLPFGLVAFLWSVGIVAALYGVVRLSQRLLTDSSAPGSRRTAMLWTAVGIWTEPLRSTFDYGQVNVVLVLAILYAVYSNRWWLSGLLIGLAAGIKLTPAASGLYFAGARRWATVVFSAVVFVGTVLVSVAVVGEQARYYFTDLLGDAGRVGPVGTSFNQSWRGGISRILGHDAGYGPVVVAGIVVTAVLAVLAWRAVGGAADRLGAVVIVSLFGLLLSPISWTHHWVWLIPLMIWLRHGPLRDERGARVLGWGWLALTLVGVPWLLSFAQPTIWVISRPWYLAWAGLVYIVATLATLGWIASRGARRSRVPSPHPCP
- a CDS encoding 4a-hydroxytetrahydrobiopterin dehydratase, which produces MAVLSDEQVDAALPELEGWERADGALRRSVTFPAFLDGIEAVRRVAERAEAADHHPDIDIRWRTVTFALVTHSEGGITDKDVAMAREIDGLLG